From the Methylomonas sp. MK1 genome, one window contains:
- the htpX gene encoding protease HtpX translates to MMRILLFLATNVAIMIAISIIFSIFGLQGALDAQGVNLNIEGLLAMSAVIGMTGSVISLFMSKWSAKSSMGVHVIEQPQNQTEQWLISVVERQARQAGIGMPEVGIFDAPEANAFATGANRNNALVAVSTGLLRSMSADEVEAVVGHEISHVANGDMVTMALMQGVVNTFVYFFATIIGYVVDRVVFKTERGYGPAYYVTQMVAQIALSILASMLVMWFSRYREFRADAGGANLAGRQKMIGALRALQRSHEPAELPGELAAFGINGGGVQRLFMSHPPLEERIAALQNAR, encoded by the coding sequence ATGATGAGAATATTGCTGTTTTTGGCCACCAACGTGGCCATCATGATTGCGATCAGCATCATATTTAGTATATTTGGCTTGCAAGGCGCACTGGATGCTCAAGGCGTCAACTTGAACATCGAAGGCTTGCTGGCTATGTCGGCGGTCATCGGTATGACCGGTTCGGTGATTTCATTGTTCATGTCCAAATGGTCGGCTAAAAGCTCAATGGGTGTGCATGTCATCGAGCAGCCGCAAAACCAAACCGAACAATGGTTAATCAGCGTGGTCGAGCGCCAAGCCCGGCAAGCCGGAATCGGTATGCCGGAAGTGGGTATCTTCGATGCTCCGGAAGCCAACGCCTTTGCCACCGGCGCCAACCGTAACAATGCTTTGGTGGCGGTTAGTACCGGTTTGCTGCGCAGCATGAGTGCCGATGAAGTGGAAGCGGTGGTCGGCCACGAGATTAGCCATGTCGCGAACGGCGATATGGTGACGATGGCCTTGATGCAGGGCGTGGTTAACACCTTCGTTTATTTCTTCGCCACCATCATCGGTTACGTGGTGGACCGAGTCGTATTTAAAACCGAACGCGGTTACGGTCCAGCGTATTACGTGACGCAAATGGTCGCGCAAATCGCCTTGTCGATTTTGGCTTCGATGCTGGTGATGTGGTTCTCGCGTTACCGGGAATTCCGCGCCGATGCTGGCGGTGCCAATTTGGCTGGCCGGCAAAAAATGATAGGTGCATTGCGCGCGTTACAGCGTTCGCATGAGCCTGCCGAACTGCCCGGCGAACTGGCTGCATTCGGTATCAATGGCGGCGGCGTACAACGCTTGTTTATGAGCCACCCGCCTTTGGAAGAACGCATCGCCGCTTTGCAAAACGCCCGTTAG
- a CDS encoding DUF2835 domain-containing protein codes for MANQFIRFKLDLNYDQYLAVYQGIAKTVVTIADDGRRIVFPAGNIQRYLTKTGIQGHFEMELAAGNKFVGIKKLT; via the coding sequence ATGGCCAATCAATTTATCCGCTTCAAACTTGATTTAAATTACGACCAATACCTGGCCGTTTATCAAGGCATTGCCAAGACTGTCGTTACGATTGCCGATGACGGCCGGCGTATCGTATTTCCCGCGGGCAACATTCAGCGTTATCTCACCAAAACCGGCATTCAGGGCCATTTTGAAATGGAACTGGCTGCCGGGAATAAATTTGTCGGCATCAAAAAATTGACTTAA
- a CDS encoding catalase family protein produces MSEKQLAEEIIPPNESQVIEDLTAQLKAKIIQDNPTGIMRRDAHPKMHGLVKAEFIVEADLPEELKIGLFKEPKTYQAWIRFSNASGTINPDHDNDIRGMAIKLMGVPGEKLLDAEKHAQTHDLLLISASRFVTKDVEEFDALVKALTGSVLAKIVFFLSHWRVVFNLLRSMHKFANPLQIRYFSATPYLLGSRAVKYSAIPHVAAPDSIPSKPAADYLRLAMVRQLQSGDAVFDFAVQLQTDPEAMPIEDPGVEWLETLSPFRKVATIRIFQQAFDTEAQNTFGEHLSFTPWHALPEHRPLGGVNRARRVVYNAISAFRHERNNVPRTEPNSWDI; encoded by the coding sequence ATGAGTGAGAAACAATTGGCTGAAGAAATTATCCCGCCCAACGAATCCCAAGTGATAGAAGACCTAACGGCGCAGCTAAAAGCCAAAATTATCCAGGACAATCCCACCGGCATCATGCGTCGAGACGCACATCCCAAAATGCACGGTTTGGTCAAGGCTGAGTTTATTGTCGAGGCGGATTTGCCGGAAGAACTGAAAATTGGTCTTTTTAAAGAGCCAAAAACTTATCAAGCCTGGATCCGTTTTTCCAACGCCAGTGGCACGATCAATCCTGACCATGACAATGATATTCGCGGCATGGCCATTAAATTGATGGGCGTGCCCGGCGAGAAACTTCTGGACGCGGAAAAGCACGCGCAAACTCATGACTTGCTGTTGATCAGTGCCAGCCGCTTTGTGACCAAAGATGTTGAAGAGTTTGATGCCCTGGTCAAGGCGCTGACCGGCAGCGTATTGGCAAAAATCGTATTTTTCTTGAGTCATTGGCGGGTGGTATTCAACTTGTTGCGCAGCATGCACAAGTTCGCCAATCCGTTGCAGATTCGCTATTTCAGCGCCACGCCTTATTTGTTGGGTAGCCGGGCTGTCAAATATTCAGCCATTCCGCATGTCGCAGCTCCCGATAGCATTCCGAGCAAGCCGGCGGCCGATTATTTGCGTTTGGCAATGGTTAGACAGTTACAGTCTGGCGATGCGGTGTTTGACTTTGCCGTGCAACTGCAGACCGATCCCGAAGCGATGCCGATTGAAGATCCCGGCGTCGAATGGCTGGAAACGCTTTCGCCATTTCGTAAAGTGGCGACGATCAGGATTTTTCAACAGGCGTTCGACACTGAGGCGCAGAACACGTTTGGCGAGCATTTGTCCTTCACCCCCTGGCATGCCTTGCCGGAACACCGGCCGCTGGGCGGCGTCAATCGGGCGCGTAGAGTGGTTTACAACGCCATTTCTGCGTTTCGGCATGAGCGTAATAACGTGCCCAGAACCGAGCCGAATAGTTGGGATATTTAA
- a CDS encoding DUF2835 family protein, whose amino-acid sequence MGFVASPKPKALDLSYDQYLPVYKGIAKTVVTVADDGRRVVFPAGNIQRYLTIDTAL is encoded by the coding sequence TTGGGGTTCGTTGCCTCACCAAAACCTAAGGCCCTGGATCTCAGTTACGACCAATATTTACCTGTCTATAAAGGCATCGCCAAAACCGTGGTGACCGTCGCCGACGACGGTCGGCGCGTCGTATTTCCGGCTGGCAACATTCAACGTTATCTGACTATAGATACGGCCCTATGA
- a CDS encoding IS3 family transposase (programmed frameshift) encodes MKRERRSFDAAFKLQVVQMIHEQGLTVPQVCQELKLGETAVRRWLKQVQAEQSGQPGIGKPLTPDQQRIRQLELENRQLRSDNELLKKGFGLLCQGTAMKHQVIHQLTAEKVVTVQQGCQLLGVSRSGWYAAQRRARQPQALCGTRVRLRSLFEATGQCYGSRRLRKELAEQGIEIGRHRVRSLMKELQIKPIWKPKFVHTTDSNHNLPVYENVLDRQFEQAEANRAWVSDITYIRTLSGWLYLAVVLDLYSRKIVGWAMAPNMPTELVCTALQIAIAQRRPPPGLIVHSDRGSQYASHEYRALLAHHGFQGSMSRKGNCWDNAVMERFFLNLKMERVWHRQYANHTEAIRDVTDYIVNFYNSRRLHSSLGYLPPNGYEMKMADQQPILVSEKS; translated from the exons ATGAAACGAGAAAGGCGAAGTTTTGATGCGGCGTTCAAGCTGCAAGTAGTACAAATGATCCATGAACAGGGACTCACGGTTCCTCAGGTTTGTCAGGAGCTGAAGCTGGGCGAGACTGCGGTACGTCGCTGGCTGAAGCAGGTGCAGGCCGAGCAATCCGGTCAACCGGGCATAGGTAAGCCGTTAACCCCTGACCAGCAGCGGATTCGGCAGCTGGAATTAGAAAATCGGCAACTGCGTTCGGATAACGAATTGCTAAAAAAGG GTTTCGGCCTTCTTTGCCAAGGAACTGCGATGAAACACCAAGTGATTCACCAGTTAACGGCAGAGAAGGTCGTCACGGTGCAGCAGGGTTGTCAGTTACTGGGCGTCAGTCGGTCGGGATGGTATGCGGCCCAGAGACGAGCACGGCAGCCTCAAGCGCTTTGCGGCACGCGGGTTCGACTGCGCAGTCTGTTCGAAGCCACCGGTCAATGCTATGGCAGTCGTCGTCTGCGCAAGGAACTGGCGGAACAGGGAATCGAGATTGGCCGTCATCGGGTGCGCAGCCTGATGAAGGAACTCCAGATCAAGCCGATCTGGAAACCCAAGTTTGTGCATACCACCGATAGCAACCACAACCTGCCGGTGTACGAGAACGTGTTGGATCGCCAGTTTGAGCAAGCCGAGGCCAACCGAGCTTGGGTCTCGGACATTACTTACATACGGACCCTGAGCGGTTGGCTGTATCTGGCGGTGGTGTTGGATCTTTATTCGCGCAAAATCGTCGGTTGGGCCATGGCACCCAACATGCCGACAGAACTGGTCTGCACCGCCTTGCAAATCGCCATCGCCCAGCGCCGACCGCCGCCGGGCCTGATCGTCCATTCCGACCGGGGTAGTCAGTACGCCAGTCACGAATATCGGGCGTTACTGGCCCATCATGGTTTTCAGGGCAGCATGAGTCGTAAGGGCAACTGCTGGGACAATGCCGTAATGGAGCGATTCTTTCTGAATCTTAAAATGGAGCGCGTCTGGCACCGCCAGTATGCCAACCATACCGAGGCCATCCGAGACGTGACCGACTATATCGTCAATTTCTACAACAGTCGGCGCTTGCATTCGTCATTGGGCTACCTGCCGCCCAACGGCTATGAAATGAAAATGGCAGATCAACAACCTATTTTGGTGTCCGAAAAAAGTTGA
- a CDS encoding EAL domain-containing protein has translation MDTLKKTVGLLLPAMRISLALALISICLLFTAEMLGFMPDKSKFMLESRKQVSEALAIQFSTIAPDQDPHRIERMLNALIKRNPEIRSAGIRLQNDQLIFQVNDHVKEWADYDSQKSTSTHLVVPIFRDSEKWGDIEFKFAPIAGESASDFLEHPSFKMAIFFLVVGFFIYLTFMLRTLKVLDPSAVIPDRVNAAFDTLAEGVIIIDEHEQIVLANNAFLKKIASPMAALLGKKASQLKWKSADDSTTDTYLPWQTVLKTGKSSIGAHLKLLSPGNGTFKFVINASPILGGNDAAQGVLITLDDITEIEERNTKLQTMVSSLEESQAQVKEQNKELHFLATRDSLTGCLNRRAFNELFEKAFADALQNNLELSCIMVDIDHFKLVNDNYGHATGDVIIKLLAEILTTNTRKIDLVGRYGGEEFCIVLPGLSVDEAITVAERIRLRIKSESVARYENGPWVTASLGVASILDQPEDPSELNKFADEALYVAKESGRNRVERWQLQNEFAEKVKSDAQPAAKNPLATQIDADKDDSEVSKLQLRVDELEQIASQISTELDYSKHYDNLTGLPNQVLFYDRVNQVIERGHRYSHLAAIFVIDIGMFGMINATLGRTVGDKVLKEIADRLNLTFRKSDDISRLTLSRIGGDVFAVLIPELSNKEAVTWMVERLMDALADPIDIDRNSIYITGHIGISVYPSDANSVDDLINNAITAKTFCKKASSETGFQFFDNQMQALSIKHLHLDKELRRAVQNQEWELFYQPKMDIATQAIVGVEALIRWRHPSKGLLVPFEFIDFAEQRGLIVAMGEWVIRTACQQLKQWEEMGFMNRKIAVNLSAVQLKQDDFVEKVLAIIAEYQIAPRQLELEVTETTLMNNFQAALTALKRLSSRGIAISIDDFGTGYSSLSYLKNLPVDNLKIDRSFIIDICHDENDQKIVKMLINIAHSMNMTVIAEGVETQSQFDILADYGCDEIQGYLLSKPVPAEEIVKMFSKAGTGRSSTPLSGDSQTIDPAP, from the coding sequence ATGGACACCCTAAAAAAGACGGTTGGACTTTTATTGCCGGCAATGCGCATCAGCCTGGCTTTAGCACTAATCAGTATCTGCTTGCTGTTTACGGCGGAAATGTTGGGGTTCATGCCGGATAAATCCAAATTTATGTTGGAGTCGCGCAAACAAGTCAGCGAAGCGCTGGCCATTCAATTTTCCACCATCGCCCCCGATCAAGACCCACACCGCATTGAGCGAATGCTGAATGCCCTGATCAAAAGAAACCCGGAAATTCGTTCCGCCGGAATCCGCTTGCAAAACGACCAATTAATTTTTCAAGTCAACGATCACGTTAAGGAATGGGCCGATTACGATAGCCAAAAATCCACTTCCACCCATTTGGTGGTGCCTATTTTTCGCGACTCGGAAAAATGGGGCGATATTGAATTTAAATTCGCGCCAATAGCCGGAGAATCGGCTTCGGATTTTCTTGAACACCCTAGTTTTAAAATGGCGATATTCTTTTTGGTTGTCGGCTTTTTTATTTACCTGACGTTCATGCTCAGAACCTTGAAAGTACTCGACCCCAGCGCCGTGATTCCCGACAGGGTCAACGCGGCTTTCGATACGCTGGCCGAGGGCGTCATCATTATTGATGAGCACGAGCAAATTGTGTTGGCCAATAATGCCTTTCTGAAAAAGATCGCCAGCCCCATGGCTGCTTTGCTGGGGAAAAAGGCCTCGCAATTAAAATGGAAAAGCGCCGACGATTCGACTACCGACACCTACCTGCCCTGGCAAACTGTTTTAAAAACCGGCAAAAGTTCGATTGGCGCGCATCTAAAATTGCTTAGCCCTGGCAACGGCACATTTAAATTCGTGATCAATGCATCGCCCATTCTTGGTGGCAACGATGCCGCTCAAGGGGTGTTGATCACGCTGGATGACATTACCGAAATAGAAGAACGCAATACCAAATTGCAAACCATGGTCAGCAGTTTGGAGGAAAGCCAGGCTCAGGTTAAAGAGCAAAACAAGGAATTGCACTTCCTAGCGACTCGAGACTCTCTGACCGGTTGCTTAAATCGGCGGGCATTTAACGAACTGTTTGAAAAAGCGTTTGCCGATGCACTGCAAAACAATTTGGAGCTATCCTGCATTATGGTCGACATCGACCATTTCAAACTGGTTAACGATAACTACGGTCATGCGACCGGTGACGTCATCATCAAATTGCTGGCCGAAATATTAACCACCAACACCCGCAAAATTGATTTGGTTGGCCGCTATGGCGGCGAAGAGTTTTGCATCGTGCTGCCCGGCTTAAGCGTTGACGAAGCCATTACGGTGGCCGAACGGATCCGCTTACGCATCAAATCGGAATCTGTCGCCCGTTACGAGAATGGACCATGGGTAACCGCCAGCTTGGGTGTCGCCAGTATCCTAGACCAACCGGAAGACCCGAGCGAACTCAACAAATTTGCCGATGAAGCGTTATATGTTGCCAAGGAATCGGGCCGGAACCGCGTCGAGCGCTGGCAACTACAAAACGAATTTGCCGAAAAAGTTAAATCCGACGCACAGCCCGCCGCAAAAAATCCACTCGCAACGCAAATAGATGCTGATAAGGATGATAGCGAAGTGTCCAAATTGCAGCTAAGAGTTGATGAACTTGAACAAATAGCCTCGCAAATCTCGACGGAACTGGATTATTCCAAACACTACGACAATCTTACCGGATTGCCGAATCAGGTTTTATTTTACGACCGGGTCAATCAAGTCATTGAAAGAGGGCATCGATATAGCCATTTGGCGGCCATATTTGTGATCGATATCGGTATGTTCGGCATGATTAACGCAACCCTAGGCCGGACGGTCGGCGACAAGGTTTTAAAAGAAATTGCCGACCGCTTGAACCTCACCTTCAGAAAAAGCGACGACATCTCGCGCTTGACGCTTTCCCGAATCGGCGGCGATGTATTCGCGGTGTTAATTCCGGAACTGTCGAATAAGGAAGCGGTTACCTGGATGGTCGAGCGTCTGATGGATGCTTTAGCCGATCCAATCGATATTGACCGCAACAGTATCTATATTACCGGCCACATCGGCATCAGTGTGTATCCGTCCGATGCAAACTCGGTTGATGACCTAATCAACAATGCCATCACGGCGAAAACGTTCTGTAAAAAGGCATCATCTGAAACCGGCTTTCAATTTTTTGACAACCAGATGCAGGCACTCTCCATCAAGCATCTGCACTTGGATAAAGAATTGCGCAGAGCCGTTCAGAACCAAGAGTGGGAATTGTTTTACCAACCCAAAATGGACATCGCCACCCAAGCTATCGTGGGGGTAGAAGCCCTGATTCGGTGGCGGCATCCCAGCAAAGGACTACTTGTACCTTTTGAATTTATCGACTTTGCCGAACAACGAGGCCTAATTGTTGCAATGGGCGAATGGGTAATCAGAACGGCATGCCAGCAACTCAAACAGTGGGAGGAGATGGGCTTTATGAATCGCAAAATTGCCGTCAACTTATCCGCGGTACAGTTGAAACAAGACGATTTTGTTGAAAAAGTCCTTGCCATCATCGCAGAATACCAAATCGCACCAAGGCAACTGGAATTGGAAGTAACGGAAACCACGTTGATGAATAATTTCCAGGCAGCATTGACGGCGTTGAAGCGCCTCAGTAGCCGAGGCATTGCAATATCGATTGATGATTTCGGCACCGGCTATTCCTCTTTGAGCTACCTGAAAAACCTGCCGGTAGACAACTTAAAGATCGACAGATCGTTCATCATCGATATTTGCCATGACGAGAACGACCAAAAAATCGTCAAGATGTTGATCAACATTGCCCATTCCATGAACATGACGGTAATTGCCGAAGGCGTAGAAACCCAAAGCCAATTCGATATTTTGGCTGATTACGGCTGCGATGAAATTCAAGGATATTTGCTCAGCAAACCCGTCCCAGCTGAAGAGATAGTAAAAATGTTTAGCAAAGCAGGAACGGGAAGAAGCTCAACACCTTTAAGCGGTGATTCCCAAACTATAGATCCGGCCCCATGA